One genomic region from Rosa rugosa chromosome 1, drRosRugo1.1, whole genome shotgun sequence encodes:
- the LOC133709746 gene encoding 36.4 kDa proline-rich protein has translation MESSKLNALFFIFMLVISSAAPILGCPTCGKKPPPKHTKPKTPKGPITVPPIVKPPVIKVPPVTVPPIKPPVTIPPIVKPPITIPPVIPPIVKPPITIPPVIPPVVKPPIKIPPVIPPIVKPPITLPPVVIPPVIPPIVKPPVEIPPITTKPPSPGTPCPPPPGKPAPKDTCPIDTLKLGACVDLLGGLVHVGLGDPVVNECCPVLAGLVELEAAVCLCTTLKLKLLNLNIFVPIALELLVTCGKSPPPGFTCSI, from the coding sequence ATGGAGTCCAGTAAACTCAAtgctctcttcttcatcttcatgctCGTCATTTCCTCGGCCGCTCCGATTCTCGGGTGCCCTACTTGCGGCAAAAAGCCTCCTCCCAAGCACACTAAGCCTAAGACCCCCAAGGGCCCTATTACAGTCCCTCCCATTGTGAAACCCCCAGTCATCAAAGTCCCCCCAGTCACAGTCCCACCTATCAAACCCCCAGTGACAATACCACCCATCGTCAAACCACCAATCACCATCCCCCCGGTCATCCCTCCCATTGTCAAACCACCAATCACAATCCCACCAGTCATCCCTCCCGTCGTAAAACCACCAATCAAAATCCCACCAGTGATTCCACCAATAGTGAAACCACCAATCACATTACCACCAGTGGTAATCCCTCCAGTGATTCCCCCCATTGTCAAACCACCAGTGGAGATTCCCCCAATCACCACCAAGCCCCCGAGCCCAGGGACACCGTGCCCCCCACCACCTGGGAAACCAGCTCCCAAGGACACTTGCCCCATCGACACACTGAAGCTCGGAGCTTGCGTGGATCTCCTCGGTGGGTTGGTTCACGTTGGGCTCGGTGACCCCGTGGTGAACGAGTGCTGCCCGGTGCTCGCAGGACTTGTTGAACTTGAAGCTGCAGTGTGCTTGTGCACCACCCTTAAACTTAAGCTTCTCAACCTCAACATCTTCGTCCCTATTGCTCTTGAGCTCCTTGTCACTTGTGGCAAGAGCCCTCCTCCTGGTTTCACCTGCTCTATCTAG